A region from the Alnus glutinosa chromosome 5, dhAlnGlut1.1, whole genome shotgun sequence genome encodes:
- the LOC133867820 gene encoding pentatricopeptide repeat-containing protein At4g04370 isoform X2 — MNKLKTSLFNPFKPPPPPPPPHPTTTKSFNAIINRLSSQGAHHEVLLTYSCMLNTNTPPDAFTFPSLLKACTSLHLFSHGLSFHQRVIVNGYSSDPYIASSLINLYAKFGLTSNAHKVFDIMPERNVVPWTAIIGYYSRTGDAYMAFSMYNEMRRQGIEPSSVTLLCMLSGAPELAHVQCLHGCTILDIVSWNSLISGYTQTGNIREVLQILDRMRIEGMELDQLTFGSLLSVTAAQSNLELGKLVHGKILRTGFYLDAHIETSLIVMYLKCGNIDIAFSIFEQTSDKDVVLWTAMISGLVQNDCADEALIVFCQMLKSRVEPSTATIASALAACAQLGSFDLGTSIHGYILRQGMTLDVPAQNSLVTMYAKCGHLDHSCAVFNRMAKRDLVSWNAIVAGYAQNGHICKALFLFNQMRINLQRPDSITVVSLLQACASTGALHQGKWIHNFVIRSCLRPCILVDTALVDMYSKCGYSDTAQKCFDGMAEQDLVSWSTIIAGYGSHGKGETALRMYSEFLRTGIEPNHVIFLSILSACSHNGLVHEGMSIFQSMTQDFGIAPNLEHRGCIVDLLSRAGRVEEAFNFYKRMFPEPSVDVLGILLDACRANGNDELGDIIARDIIMLRPANAGNYVQLAHSYASMNQWDDVGEVWTQMRSLGLKKLPGWSFIEMHGTITTFFSDHNSHPQSEDIVTILKAVNWEMRKMDINDKTTEILDIS; from the exons ATGAACAAGCTAAAAACTTCTCTCTTCAACCCCTTTAaaccgccgccgccgccgccaccaCCACACCCTACCACCACCAAGTCATTCAACGCTATCATCAACCGTCTCTCATCGCAAGGCGCCCACCATGAAGTGCTCCTCACCTACTCCTGTATGCTCAATACCAACACCCCTCCAGACGCCTTTACCTTCCCTAGTCTGCTCAAAGCCTGCACCTCTCTGCACCTGTTCTCGCATGGCCTCTCATTCCATCAACGTGTCATTGTTAATGGGTACTCTTCTGACCCTTACATTGCGTCTTCTTTGATCAATTTATATGCCAAATTCGGGCTCACAAGCAATGCTCACAAAGTTTTTGACATAATGCCTGAGAGAAATGTTGTTCCTTGGACTGCGATCATTGGATATTATTCGCGCACGGGTGATGCTTATATGGCGTTCTCTATGTATAATGAGATGCGGCGCCAAGGAATTGAGCCCAGTTCAGTTACATTGTTGTGCATGCTCTCTGGAGCTCCTGAGCTTGCCCATGTGCAGTGTCTGCATGGTTGTACAATTTT GGACATAGTTTCATGGAATTCTTTGATATCGGGCTATACCCAGACTGGCAATATTAGAGAAGTTTTGCAGATTTTAGATAGAATGAGAATTGAAGGTATGGAGCTTGACCAGCTGACATTTGGATCTCTGCTGTCTGTGACCGCAGCACAGAGCAATCTTGAATTGGGAAAGTTAGTTCATGGGAAGATTTTGAGAACTGGATTTTACTTGGATGCACATATTGAAACATCACTTATAGTCATGTATTTAAAATGTGGGAATATTGACATTGCATTTAGTATATTTGAACAGACCTCAGATAAGGATGTTGTCCTGTGGACAGCGATGATCTCAGGGCTTGTGCAAAATGATTGTGCGGATGAGGCACTAATTGTTTTCTGTCAAATGTTAAAATCAAGAGTGGAGCCATCTACTGCTACAATAGCTAGTGCTCTTGCAGCTTGTGCACAACTGGGTTCTTTTGATCTGGGGACCTCAATTCATGGTTACATATTAAGGCAAGGAATGACATTAGACGTCCCTGCTCAAAATTCTCTTGTTACTATGTACGCTAAATGCGGTCATTTGGATCATAGTTGTGCTGTTTTTAATAGGATGGCTAAAAGAGACTTGGTTTCTTGGAATGCAATAGTTGCTGGGTATGCTCAAAATGGCCATATATGTAAAGCCTTGTTCCTCTTCAATCAAATGAGGATAAACCTTCAAAGACCCGATTCAATAACCGTTGTCTCCCTTCTCCAAGCTTGTGCTTCCACTGGGGCACTCCATCAGGGAAAGTGGATCCACAACTTTGTAATTAGGAGTTGCCTTAGACCGTGCATCTTGGTCGACACAGCTTTGGTTGACATGTACTCTAAATGTGGTTACTCAGATACTGCCCAGAAGTGTTTTGATGGAATGGCAGAGCAAGATCTGGTCTCATGGAGCACAATAATTGCAGGATATGGTAGTCATGGCAAAGGGGAGACTGCTTTGAGGATGTATTCAGAGTTTCTGCGCACTGGAATTGAACCAAACCATGTCATTTTCCTCTCCATACTGTCCGCTTGCAGTCATAATGGGCTTGTCCACGAGGGCATGAGCATCTTCCAGTCTATGACACAGGATTTTGGTATTGCGCCAAACCTTGAACACCGTGGTTGCATTGTTGATCTCCTCAGTCGTGCTGGAAGGGTAGAGGAGGCATTTAACTTTTACAAGAGGATGTTTCCAGAACCCTCAGTGGATGTTCTGGGCATACTCCTCGATGCTTGCCGGGCCAATGGTAATGATGAACTTGGTGACATAATTGCCAGAGATATTATCATGTTGAGGCCTGCAAATGCTGGTAACTATGTGCAACTGGCACACAGCTATGCTTCAATGAATCAATGGGATGACGTGGGTGAGGTGTGGACCCAAATGAGGTCTCTCGGCTTGAAGAAACTCCCTGGATGGAGTTTTATTGAAATGCATGGGACCATTACCACATTTTTTTCAGATCACAATTCACATCCTCAATCTGAAGATATAGTGACAATTTTGAAAGCTGTGAACTGGGAAATGAGGAAAATGGATATTAACGATAAGACCACCGAAATACTCGATATCTCCTGA
- the LOC133867820 gene encoding pentatricopeptide repeat-containing protein At4g04370 isoform X3, with amino-acid sequence MNKLKTSLFNPFKPPPPPPPPHPTTTKSFNAIINRLSSQGAHHEVLLTYSCMLNTNTPPDAFTFPSLLKACTSLHLFSHGLSFHQRVIVNGDIVSWNSLISGYTQTGNIREVLQILDRMRIEGMELDQLTFGSLLSVTAAQSNLELGKLVHGKILRTGFYLDAHIETSLIVMYLKCGNIDIAFSIFEQTSDKDVVLWTAMISGLVQNDCADEALIVFCQMLKSRVEPSTATIASALAACAQLGSFDLGTSIHGYILRQGMTLDVPAQNSLVTMYAKCGHLDHSCAVFNRMAKRDLVSWNAIVAGYAQNGHICKALFLFNQMRINLQRPDSITVVSLLQACASTGALHQGKWIHNFVIRSCLRPCILVDTALVDMYSKCGYSDTAQKCFDGMAEQDLVSWSTIIAGYGSHGKGETALRMYSEFLRTGIEPNHVIFLSILSACSHNGLVHEGMSIFQSMTQDFGIAPNLEHRGCIVDLLSRAGRVEEAFNFYKRMFPEPSVDVLGILLDACRANGNDELGDIIARDIIMLRPANAGNYVQLAHSYASMNQWDDVGEVWTQMRSLGLKKLPGWSFIEMHGTITTFFSDHNSHPQSEDIVTILKAVNWEMRKMDINDKTTEILDIS; translated from the exons ATGAACAAGCTAAAAACTTCTCTCTTCAACCCCTTTAaaccgccgccgccgccgccaccaCCACACCCTACCACCACCAAGTCATTCAACGCTATCATCAACCGTCTCTCATCGCAAGGCGCCCACCATGAAGTGCTCCTCACCTACTCCTGTATGCTCAATACCAACACCCCTCCAGACGCCTTTACCTTCCCTAGTCTGCTCAAAGCCTGCACCTCTCTGCACCTGTTCTCGCATGGCCTCTCATTCCATCAACGTGTCATTGTTAATGG GGACATAGTTTCATGGAATTCTTTGATATCGGGCTATACCCAGACTGGCAATATTAGAGAAGTTTTGCAGATTTTAGATAGAATGAGAATTGAAGGTATGGAGCTTGACCAGCTGACATTTGGATCTCTGCTGTCTGTGACCGCAGCACAGAGCAATCTTGAATTGGGAAAGTTAGTTCATGGGAAGATTTTGAGAACTGGATTTTACTTGGATGCACATATTGAAACATCACTTATAGTCATGTATTTAAAATGTGGGAATATTGACATTGCATTTAGTATATTTGAACAGACCTCAGATAAGGATGTTGTCCTGTGGACAGCGATGATCTCAGGGCTTGTGCAAAATGATTGTGCGGATGAGGCACTAATTGTTTTCTGTCAAATGTTAAAATCAAGAGTGGAGCCATCTACTGCTACAATAGCTAGTGCTCTTGCAGCTTGTGCACAACTGGGTTCTTTTGATCTGGGGACCTCAATTCATGGTTACATATTAAGGCAAGGAATGACATTAGACGTCCCTGCTCAAAATTCTCTTGTTACTATGTACGCTAAATGCGGTCATTTGGATCATAGTTGTGCTGTTTTTAATAGGATGGCTAAAAGAGACTTGGTTTCTTGGAATGCAATAGTTGCTGGGTATGCTCAAAATGGCCATATATGTAAAGCCTTGTTCCTCTTCAATCAAATGAGGATAAACCTTCAAAGACCCGATTCAATAACCGTTGTCTCCCTTCTCCAAGCTTGTGCTTCCACTGGGGCACTCCATCAGGGAAAGTGGATCCACAACTTTGTAATTAGGAGTTGCCTTAGACCGTGCATCTTGGTCGACACAGCTTTGGTTGACATGTACTCTAAATGTGGTTACTCAGATACTGCCCAGAAGTGTTTTGATGGAATGGCAGAGCAAGATCTGGTCTCATGGAGCACAATAATTGCAGGATATGGTAGTCATGGCAAAGGGGAGACTGCTTTGAGGATGTATTCAGAGTTTCTGCGCACTGGAATTGAACCAAACCATGTCATTTTCCTCTCCATACTGTCCGCTTGCAGTCATAATGGGCTTGTCCACGAGGGCATGAGCATCTTCCAGTCTATGACACAGGATTTTGGTATTGCGCCAAACCTTGAACACCGTGGTTGCATTGTTGATCTCCTCAGTCGTGCTGGAAGGGTAGAGGAGGCATTTAACTTTTACAAGAGGATGTTTCCAGAACCCTCAGTGGATGTTCTGGGCATACTCCTCGATGCTTGCCGGGCCAATGGTAATGATGAACTTGGTGACATAATTGCCAGAGATATTATCATGTTGAGGCCTGCAAATGCTGGTAACTATGTGCAACTGGCACACAGCTATGCTTCAATGAATCAATGGGATGACGTGGGTGAGGTGTGGACCCAAATGAGGTCTCTCGGCTTGAAGAAACTCCCTGGATGGAGTTTTATTGAAATGCATGGGACCATTACCACATTTTTTTCAGATCACAATTCACATCCTCAATCTGAAGATATAGTGACAATTTTGAAAGCTGTGAACTGGGAAATGAGGAAAATGGATATTAACGATAAGACCACCGAAATACTCGATATCTCCTGA
- the LOC133867820 gene encoding pentatricopeptide repeat-containing protein At4g04370 isoform X1, protein MNKLKTSLFNPFKPPPPPPPPHPTTTKSFNAIINRLSSQGAHHEVLLTYSCMLNTNTPPDAFTFPSLLKACTSLHLFSHGLSFHQRVIVNGYSSDPYIASSLINLYAKFGLTSNAHKVFDIMPERNVVPWTAIIGYYSRTGDAYMAFSMYNEMRRQGIEPSSVTLLCMLSGAPELAHVQCLHGCTILYGFESDIALANSILNVYGKCGSIEDAKEFFKFMNRRDIVSWNSLISGYTQTGNIREVLQILDRMRIEGMELDQLTFGSLLSVTAAQSNLELGKLVHGKILRTGFYLDAHIETSLIVMYLKCGNIDIAFSIFEQTSDKDVVLWTAMISGLVQNDCADEALIVFCQMLKSRVEPSTATIASALAACAQLGSFDLGTSIHGYILRQGMTLDVPAQNSLVTMYAKCGHLDHSCAVFNRMAKRDLVSWNAIVAGYAQNGHICKALFLFNQMRINLQRPDSITVVSLLQACASTGALHQGKWIHNFVIRSCLRPCILVDTALVDMYSKCGYSDTAQKCFDGMAEQDLVSWSTIIAGYGSHGKGETALRMYSEFLRTGIEPNHVIFLSILSACSHNGLVHEGMSIFQSMTQDFGIAPNLEHRGCIVDLLSRAGRVEEAFNFYKRMFPEPSVDVLGILLDACRANGNDELGDIIARDIIMLRPANAGNYVQLAHSYASMNQWDDVGEVWTQMRSLGLKKLPGWSFIEMHGTITTFFSDHNSHPQSEDIVTILKAVNWEMRKMDINDKTTEILDIS, encoded by the coding sequence ATGAACAAGCTAAAAACTTCTCTCTTCAACCCCTTTAaaccgccgccgccgccgccaccaCCACACCCTACCACCACCAAGTCATTCAACGCTATCATCAACCGTCTCTCATCGCAAGGCGCCCACCATGAAGTGCTCCTCACCTACTCCTGTATGCTCAATACCAACACCCCTCCAGACGCCTTTACCTTCCCTAGTCTGCTCAAAGCCTGCACCTCTCTGCACCTGTTCTCGCATGGCCTCTCATTCCATCAACGTGTCATTGTTAATGGGTACTCTTCTGACCCTTACATTGCGTCTTCTTTGATCAATTTATATGCCAAATTCGGGCTCACAAGCAATGCTCACAAAGTTTTTGACATAATGCCTGAGAGAAATGTTGTTCCTTGGACTGCGATCATTGGATATTATTCGCGCACGGGTGATGCTTATATGGCGTTCTCTATGTATAATGAGATGCGGCGCCAAGGAATTGAGCCCAGTTCAGTTACATTGTTGTGCATGCTCTCTGGAGCTCCTGAGCTTGCCCATGTGCAGTGTCTGCATGGTTGTACAATTTTGTATGGTTTTGAGTCTGATATAGCTTTAGCAAATTCTATATTAAACGTGTATGGTAAATGTGGAAGCATTGAGGATGCTAaggaatttttcaaatttatgaaTCGCAGGGACATAGTTTCATGGAATTCTTTGATATCGGGCTATACCCAGACTGGCAATATTAGAGAAGTTTTGCAGATTTTAGATAGAATGAGAATTGAAGGTATGGAGCTTGACCAGCTGACATTTGGATCTCTGCTGTCTGTGACCGCAGCACAGAGCAATCTTGAATTGGGAAAGTTAGTTCATGGGAAGATTTTGAGAACTGGATTTTACTTGGATGCACATATTGAAACATCACTTATAGTCATGTATTTAAAATGTGGGAATATTGACATTGCATTTAGTATATTTGAACAGACCTCAGATAAGGATGTTGTCCTGTGGACAGCGATGATCTCAGGGCTTGTGCAAAATGATTGTGCGGATGAGGCACTAATTGTTTTCTGTCAAATGTTAAAATCAAGAGTGGAGCCATCTACTGCTACAATAGCTAGTGCTCTTGCAGCTTGTGCACAACTGGGTTCTTTTGATCTGGGGACCTCAATTCATGGTTACATATTAAGGCAAGGAATGACATTAGACGTCCCTGCTCAAAATTCTCTTGTTACTATGTACGCTAAATGCGGTCATTTGGATCATAGTTGTGCTGTTTTTAATAGGATGGCTAAAAGAGACTTGGTTTCTTGGAATGCAATAGTTGCTGGGTATGCTCAAAATGGCCATATATGTAAAGCCTTGTTCCTCTTCAATCAAATGAGGATAAACCTTCAAAGACCCGATTCAATAACCGTTGTCTCCCTTCTCCAAGCTTGTGCTTCCACTGGGGCACTCCATCAGGGAAAGTGGATCCACAACTTTGTAATTAGGAGTTGCCTTAGACCGTGCATCTTGGTCGACACAGCTTTGGTTGACATGTACTCTAAATGTGGTTACTCAGATACTGCCCAGAAGTGTTTTGATGGAATGGCAGAGCAAGATCTGGTCTCATGGAGCACAATAATTGCAGGATATGGTAGTCATGGCAAAGGGGAGACTGCTTTGAGGATGTATTCAGAGTTTCTGCGCACTGGAATTGAACCAAACCATGTCATTTTCCTCTCCATACTGTCCGCTTGCAGTCATAATGGGCTTGTCCACGAGGGCATGAGCATCTTCCAGTCTATGACACAGGATTTTGGTATTGCGCCAAACCTTGAACACCGTGGTTGCATTGTTGATCTCCTCAGTCGTGCTGGAAGGGTAGAGGAGGCATTTAACTTTTACAAGAGGATGTTTCCAGAACCCTCAGTGGATGTTCTGGGCATACTCCTCGATGCTTGCCGGGCCAATGGTAATGATGAACTTGGTGACATAATTGCCAGAGATATTATCATGTTGAGGCCTGCAAATGCTGGTAACTATGTGCAACTGGCACACAGCTATGCTTCAATGAATCAATGGGATGACGTGGGTGAGGTGTGGACCCAAATGAGGTCTCTCGGCTTGAAGAAACTCCCTGGATGGAGTTTTATTGAAATGCATGGGACCATTACCACATTTTTTTCAGATCACAATTCACATCCTCAATCTGAAGATATAGTGACAATTTTGAAAGCTGTGAACTGGGAAATGAGGAAAATGGATATTAACGATAAGACCACCGAAATACTCGATATCTCCTGA
- the LOC133868472 gene encoding uncharacterized protein LOC133868472 produces the protein MATSAAPIDGVAAAALRSVLQRVQRATELSGRASHQVRVVAVSKTKPVSLIRQVYDAGHRCFGENYVQELIEKAPQLPDDIEWHFIGNLQSNKVKPLLAGVPNLAMVESVDDEKIANNLNRVVGSIGRKPLKVLVQVNTSGETSKFGVEPSGCVELAKHVSLGCPNLEFCGLMTIGMLDYSSTPENFKRLSNCKAEVCKALGIPEERCELSMGMSADFEQAIEMSSTNVRIGSTIFGAREYPKKEVQT, from the exons ATGGCCACCTCGGCAGCCCCCATAGACGGCGTCGCAGCGGCGGCCCTCCGGTCCGTCCTGCAGCGAGTCCAACGAGCCACCGAGCTGTCTGGGCGCGCGTCCCACCAGGTCCGAGTGGTGGCCGTGAGCAAGACCAAACCGGTCTCTCTCATCCGCCAAGTCTACGACGCCGGGCATCGCTGTTTCGGAGAAAACTACGTTCAAGAGCTCATCGAGAAAGCTCCTCAG CTTCCAGACGATATTGAGTGGCATTTCATTGGGAATTTGCAGAGCAATAAGGTTAAGCCTCTTTTGG CTGGTGTACCAAACCTTGCAATGGTAGAGAGTGTAGATGATGAAAAG ATTGCAAATAATCTTAATCGTGTGGTTGGGAGCATTGGGAGAAAGCCTTTGAAGGTCTTGGTCCAAGTAAATACCAGTGGAGAAACAT CAAAATTTGGTGTTGAGCCCTCTGGGTGTGTGGAACTTGCCAAACATGTTAGTTTGGGCTGCCCAAACCTTGAGTTCTGTGGCCTAATGACAATTGGTATGCTGGATTATTCATCGACCCCAGAAAACTTTAAG AGATTATCAAACTGCAAAGCTGAGGTTTGCAAAGCACTTGGAATTCCAGAAGAGCGATGCGAGCTGTCAATGGGCATGTCTGCAGACTTTGAGCAAGCT ATTGAAATGAGCAGCACGAATGTGAGAATCGGATCTACAATATTTGGAGCAAGGGAATATCCAAAAAAGGAAGTTCAAACTTGA